From the Synergistaceae bacterium genome, the window AGATCCAAGAGAAGAGTAGGAGGGAAAAATCTTGATAACTTTTGAAGGCTGCGAACGCAGAATGCACAAGATAGCCCCCTTTCTAAAGGAGCGAGGATTTAATGATTTAGAAGAAGCACGTTCCCTCTGTCTCTCCAAAGGGGTTGACGTAGAAAAGATTGTCAAGGGAGTTCAGACTATAGCATTTGACAACGCTGTCTGGGCATACACTTTGGGTGCAGCTCTTGCCATAAAAGCTGATATAGAAACAGCTGCAGAGGCAGCAGAAAAAATCGGAGAGGGACTTCAGGCTTTTTGCATCCCCAACTCAGTTGCAGAGCTAAGACAGGTTGGATTAGGACATGGAAATCTCGGTGCTATGCTCCTACGCAACGAAACGAAATGTTTCTGCTTTTTGGCAGGACATGAATCCTTTGCTGCAGCAGAGGGTGCGATAGGAATAGCAAGCACGGCAAATAAAGTGAGAAAAGAACCTCTACAAGTTATTTTGAACGGACTTGGTAAAAACGCAGCACATATAATCTCTCGTATCAACGGGTTCACACTTGTTGAAACACAATTTAACTACGGCAGTGGCGAACTTAAAGTCGTGGAGGAAAGAGCTTTTTCTAAAGGAGAGAGAGCCAAGGTACGCTGTTATGGAGCAAATGACGTCTCTGAAGGAGTTGCTATTATGATCAGAGAAGGTGTCGATGTTTCTATAACAGGAAATTCAACTAACCCGACACGTTTTCAACATCCTGTAGCCGGTACGTACAAAAAATGGGCTGTAGAAAACGGTAAAAAATATTTCTCCGTTGCATCAGGAGGCGGAACGGGACGTACCTTACATCCGGACAATATGGCGGCAGGTCCTGCCAGTTACGGACTCACTGATACTATGGGACGCATGCATAGTGATGCTCAATTTGCAGGTTCATCGTCAGTACCGGCTCACGTTGAGATGATGGGGCTTATAGGCATGGGGAATAATCCCATGGTTGGAGCAACAGTTGCCGTTGCTGTGGCAATTGCCCAATCAAAAAAATAAATATTTTTATCAAATATTAATTTTGTTCAATATAAAAGCTGAGCTCGAAAAACAAAATGTTTTTCGAGCTCAGCTTTATTTAATATAGCGTATTAGTTATTTTTTTAAAAAGGGAAAACAGGGAGTTTGGCGAGGTAAGTTAAATCTTCACCGTTGTATCCGCCCTCTTCGAGCAAGACAGCCACTTTTGCAACTACGTTACATTCAGTCAGTTCAAGAAGTCTCTCTACCGATTTCAATGAACCGCCTGTTGAGACAACATCATCAACAATACAGACGTTTTTGCCTTTCAAAAGAGTTGCATCAACTCCGTTGATAACGATTTTCTGGGGCTCTTTTGTGGTAATAGATTTAACTTCCGTGTAAATAGGATTCTCCATATAGCTCTTGATTGATTTTCTTATTACAACATAATTTGTTCCGAGCCTTACGGAGAGTGCGTGTGCCAAAGGAATTCCCTTCGCCTCTAAGCTTACAATTATCTCTATATCATTTCTTGATTTAAGTTTTTCATATAATGCATCTGCTGTTTTCTCTATAAGCATGGTGTCTCCCAACATTACAAAAGAAGCAATTTTAAGATTAGGCGCCACCTGTACTTTTTTTAGTTCTCTAGTTAAACCGCAAATATTAAGTGTATAAGTCTCCGTCATTATCTTCCCTTTCTATAGTGAAAATATAAGCTTAATTACTACACCAGCCAAAAGTCCGAAGAATGGATTCCACTTTGCAGACACAATCACTGTGGCTCCAACCACCATTCCCCATGGAGAAAACCCGAATGGTCCTTCAAATAAAGGAGTCGGGACAGCTGCTATCGCACCAAAAATATTGGATGTAAAAGTAACAAATACTCCGAGAACAAAAAGAAATCCAGCTATAGAAGCGCTGTGGACATATCTTCCTATCGTAGGAAGCAGTTTAAAGAGCAGTATTCCCGCCATAATAAGCATCATTAAGACTGAAGACCGAACGGGATTTGGTGCTGTTGCTGTTCCTGAAATGATAGATTCTACGGGAGCTCCCCCAAAGAAAGAGGATACGATATCAGCAAGTGAAGAATAAACTGCAAGGTGATCTATATTGGCATTAACTCCAGCTATGTTTCCTGTTATTTTTCCGAAGCTAATATTCGCCCCGATATTCAAACATGCTATTGCAAGGCCGCTGATTATGATTGAAGGGTATTTCCAAATCTTCCACTCGATATTGTTCAATGTGAACTTTTCACGACTTGCATCTAGAACTAAGTTGGAAACCTCAACTTTGCCCATTTTCATAAGAATGTTATATACAATCGTCGAAATGAATACAGAGATAATAATTGTGTGTGCTAAGTCTTTTGTCATGAACCAAACAACAAGTGCAACGGCCATAGAGACTGAGCCGGATATCCTTTCTGAATTGAATATGTCAACCGACACATATGCCAACATAATCCCGACTCCTGCCATCATGGATGTGACTATCACAGGTCCTATAAAATCAACAATTTTTTCATTTAGTCCGAGTGCGGAGGGAATAAGGAGAAAAACACCGCCCCAGAAAATTAGGCTCAGGCGCTCTCTGATATCCTTTCCCATTTTCCCCGCGAGGGTGATTGTTTCAGCTTGAAATGAAATTGTGGCGACAGAAGAGAGAAAAAGTGAAGCTGCGGCTCCTATGATAAAGGCTATGCTTGTAGGAAACGCCGCGAATCCAAAGCTTAATGCTAAAAGACCTTGGGGAATACCGTTTACCACAACTGCCAGTGAAGCAAGTAAATCTGTCAATAGAGACTCCATTGCAATTCCTCCTGTTTGTTATAAATAATAGCAACTTAGAACATTATAAAACATTTCTCTTAAAAGAGGGATTGTTCATAAGTATTCGTTTATTGCCGCTTTTATAACAAACAGAAAGAAGATGCGTTTATTTACAGAGGAGAGTAGGCATAACCCAGTCCTGTGACAAGCTCCTCCATTATCTCTCTAACTCTTCCAATTTCTTTAAGTTTTGCAACATTGCTTCCGCAAAAAAAGAGTCCGTTTTCCCAGTCGCCTTTATAAGCGCTCATTAATGCATCCGCTATACAGAAAGTCTCTTTTTTCATGCGGCAGATACAGTGTGTAAGACAACCGGTTTTACATGTGGCTTTTTCTAGTACATCGGCAAAATAACGTTTTATTAGAGGACTGAGAATAGCTCTTCCCGGCAACCCTGCCGGACTTTTTATTAGAACAACATCTTTCTCTTCAGCATCAAGATAAGCTTGTTTGAATCTATAAGATACATCAGATTCTTCTGTACCTGCAAACCTCGTCCCCATCTGAACGCCTGATGCTCCCAAATCCATAGAATCTTTTATATCCTGGCTGTCCCAAATACCTCCGGCAGAAATAATAGGGATGTTAAGTCCTAAATCTTTTAAAAAGCTTACAAGAGAGGGAATAACGGTTTTTAAGGAGAGCGAACAGTCCATAGCTTGCTCTTCATCCCTAGCACCTAAATGTCCTCCTGCTGTATTAGGAGTTTCCACAACAAAAGCATCGGGGATGCGATTATAAGATTTCTCCCATTTGCGCAGTATGATATTTGCGGCTTTTACACTGCTCACTATAGGAACCAAAGCCACATCAGGGTAATCCTTTGTAAGTTCGGGCAATTTGAGTGGCAACCCTGCACCTGAAACAATAATGTCTATTCCTGATTCGCAACTGGTTTGCACCATTTCGTCATAATCGCTTAAGGCGCACATACAATTCATAGCCAAAACTCCGCCTTTAGCTAGTTTTCTCGCCTCTTCGATTGACTTCTTAATCATTACCACATTTTCAGATGCAACGTTTCTTCCGTTGAAGTTAGGGGAGGCCACGGCAAGACCCACTGATGCTATCGTTCCTACTCCTCCTGCCGAGGCAACAGCACCGGCCAGTTTGGGACCTGACACCATTACTCCCATGCCACCCTGAACTATGGGATACTTTGGTTTATGCTTCCCAATTTGCAATGCGTGTTCCTTACTCTCTTTCATAATAAACACTTCCTTTATGTATATCCTTTTCTAATAATTATCTTATATAGCAGAATACTGGATATGATATTCCATTATCCACTCTTTTGCAATGTAATTTCAATCATGTGGATTTCGACAAATATCTATATAATATAAAAATGATTCGCAATGCTTCCGATTTTCTGTTTTCTTTGAGGAAAAAGCTGGGGGAATTATTATAAAGTTTATAAATTACGGAATAGTCTTTCTAGCTTTTATTTTATTTATATTTCTTATAGCCATGTTTTTGTGATTTATCAAAAGTTAATTCTGTGAGAAAGAGGGTGTTGTAATGAATAGTAGAGACATAAACTACGCCAAAAAAGATGGGGTGGACGTTATATATCTTGCCGGAGGCTGCTTTTGGGGAGTGGAAAAATTTATGACAGCAATTCCCGGTGTTTTAAGAGCAACTTCCGGCTATGTGAACGGGAACCCTAATATAGTGCCTACTTATGAAAAGGTTTGTTCAGGCGACACTGGATACAAAGAAGCCGTACGAGTTGAATATAACAAAAACGTTGTCAGTCTTGACGCTCTGCTTTACTCCTTCTTTAGAATAATTGACCCCACTTTGAAAAATCGACAGGGAAATGACAGAGGCAGTCAATATCAGAGCGGGATATATTATAACGACGACAATTCTAAAGCAGTAGTTGAAAAGGTTGTTGCTACAGAGAAGCTCCGTTATAAAAAATTCTCTGTCGAAATAGAGCCTCTATCTATATTCTACGAAGCGGAGAAATACCATCAAAGCTATTTGATGAAAAATAAGGGCGGGTACTGCCATATAAGCAATGAAAAAGTGGATATGGCTGCCGGCATGATCGTTGACCCATCAAAATACGATCGTCCACATACAGATGAAATTAGAAAAAAACTAACTGAACTTCAGTTTTCTGTTACTCAAAATGATGCGACAGAACCTCCCTTTGATAATGATTTTTGGAAGAGCAGTGAGCGTGGAATTTATGTTGACGTTGTCACGGGGGAACCTCTTTTTTCTTCGAGGGGTAAATATGCAGGAAGTTGCGGTTTGCCATCTTTTAGCGAGCCTATAGATGAAAATGCCCTCGTATATATCAAGGATTATTCCCACGGTATGGTGAGGACGGAAGTTAGAAGCAGGGTTGGGAATTCGCACTTGGGACACGTTTTCGTTGGAGACCCTGAATCCCCCAACGGAGTACGTTTTTGTATTAATAGTGCTTCATTGAGGTTTATTCCTTATGATGACATGGAAGAAGAGGACTACGAGAAGCTAAAAAAGTTTATAGTTCGTTAATCCTTAAAATTTGTTTTTATGAAAACAAAATACGCCTCTTCAGTTCCGTCAAAACTGAGGAGGCGTATTTTGTTTCTTTAGAATAGAAAAAGACTTTTCTTGTTTTATATAATGAGCTTGCCGCCTCCGGGCCTCTTTGCACCAGAGACTGCATCTAGCTGTTCGAGGACGTTTGCACTTGCGACTTCAATCTTGGGTTTCTTTGCCTCTTCTTCTTTTACATACTCCTGGACTCTCTTTTCATATTCCGCCATAGTATTTTTTATTCCTTCTACGTCACATTTTAACCACTGCAATATACCATCTGTAATCGTCTGATACATCTCTTCTTTAGGCTCGTCCTTTATTACTCCAAGCTTTACGAGCATTCCATACTCATCTTTTACGGAAGCAAAAATATCCTCTTCTGTAATGAGCCCCTTCTTGTAAAGAACTCTATAGATTATATTTGACTTGGTCTTATTGTTCTCATCGTTTGCTGTAAGGGAATCAACACGTGAAAGCAACATTGATATTATCTCTTCTAGACTTACCTGAACCGGTGTTGCCATTTCAAATCACTCCTTTTTTTTACTTTACCCTAAGTATTCTATCACAGCAATTTCTAAAAACATCCGAAAAAATACTAGAAAATTCTACTTTCCATTATTTTACGATTGATTTTGTTTTAGATAAGAGTTATCTTAGTCTAAATCAACTCTTTTTGGAGGTTTTTATCATAGCAGAAAATAAGTTAAAGCTTTGGTATAAAAAAGCTTTTTACTTTATAAAAAAAGAATATAATACTTTTTTTCTCTCCACGCTGGGCTCCGTAATTTTTACCATCGGGGTAACCGGTTTCACTATCCCGTACCACTTCCCTGATTCAGGGCTTATGGGTATCGCCTTAATTTTTAAATATACTGTTGGACTGCCTCCTTCTATAGTGCATATTGTACTCAATTCCTTATTACTTCTTTGGGCGAGAAAAGAACTTCCAAAACGATTTGTCGGCTGGACGATATACAACGTACTACTTATCTCTACTCTTTTACAGCTTTTGGGCTCTATCAATTTTCCCCCTATTAATGACATGCTGCTCGTCGCAGTTGCAGCGGGACTTATAAAGGGGATAGGGCTGGGAATAACATTTTTTTCTGGAGCAAGTTCGGGTGGATTGGATATTATCGCGTCGGTCTTACGCAAACGGTTGGGCGCTGCTGTGGGCAAATATACGTTCTTTATGAATGTGTTTATTTTAAGCGCATCAGTCGGAACTGTCGGATTTGAAAAAGTTCTTTATGGTTTTGTTGCAACATACATCAGTGGGCAAACAATTGATAGAGTTCTCTCTTCGTTTGATCGGCGAAAACTTGTCTTTATTGTTAGCGAACATGAAAACCGGCATCATATTGTAGATTTCATTTCCTCTGAACTTAGCAGGGGCTCTACTCTTTTCGATACAAAAGGTGGATATTCTCACGCAGAGAGTTCAACTATGATGTGTCTTTTAACAAGAAGGCAGACAATGGAACTTAAATGTTTTCTGGCCGAAAACTTTCCTCGCACATTCCTAGTCATCTCAGATGCTTCTGAAGTTCTAGGAAAGGGCTTTAAGCGTTGGAAGAATATATAACGAAAAAGCTTGCATAACAGTTGGAATGAATATATCTTCTACTGATTACACGAGCAGAGATTTGGAGTGGGCATATGTCTAAAAAACATATTTTTAAGAAACATATGGGAAACCTTAAGGTTCACGCGAAGCTTGAATTTCCGTCATTCCTTATGACAACAATCGGGATAACGATTTACGCTATCGGAGTCATGTGGTTTACTGTGCCATATAATTTCCCTGATTCAGGCCTAATAGGTATCGCTCTGCTTTTAAAATACACAATAGGTCTGACGCCCTCTATTTTCTATCTCCTCGCAAATGTAGGGTTAATGGCCTGGGGACGGAGAGAGTTGCCCAAGAGATTCATCTTGTGGACCTCATACAATATTTTTATGTTTTCTTTTCTGCTTGATATACTTGGCAGAGTTCATCTCCCTATGATTGAAAATATGTTTTTGGTTGCCATTACAGGTGGAATAATAAAAGGCATAGGAATTGGAATGATATTTCGCTGTGGAACATCTTCCGGCGGGACAGACATTATTATTGCAGTTATAAGGAAACGTTTTGGAATTGAGATGGGAAGATACAGTTTCTATCTCAACATGATTATTCTTGCTGCTTCTATCAATATAGTTGGTCTTGAAAAACTCCTATACGGACTGGTTGCAGGCTATGTCGCAGGAGAGACTACAGACAGTGTTCTAACCTCTTTTGACAAGAGGCGCCTTGTCTTCATTGTGGGAACAAAAGAGTCAGAGCAGGATATTATTCAGTATATTTCAGACAATCTCAAAAGAGGATCAACTGTTTTCGAAAGCAGGGGCGGATACTCAAATCAAGAAAGCTCTACTCTAATGTGTCTACTTACACCAAGACAGACTATGGATCTTAAAAGATACATAGCAAGGAATCATTTGCGCTCTTTTGTTGTAGTAGCAGAAGCTTCTGAAGTTCTGGGAGCTGGTTTCAAAAATTGGGAAAAAATATAAAAAACATTATATTTATTTTACAATTCACTCTTAACCTTATGGGGAGGCTCTCAAATGTCAAAAAATAAACCCTTTTCCGATGAACAACTCACTATGTCTGATTACAGATATGAATTAGGAGGCCCTGTTCTAGAACTGTTAAATCCGAAAAGCAAGGAAAGAATCCTTGACTTAGGATGTGGAGATGGAAAGCTTACTAAAGAGCTCGTTGATTTAGGTTGTAATGTCACAGGAATTGACTCTGACCCGGAAATGATTGAGAAAGCAAAAGCTTTGGGAATTGATGCAAGAATCGGGAATGCGGAACAGTTGGTTTTGGATGAAAAATTTGACGCGGTAATGAGCAACGCGTCACTTCACTGGATGAAAGATCAGTATGGAGTCGTGCAAGGAATTTGGGATGCTCTAAAACCTGGCGGAAGATTTGCCGCTGAATGTGGTGGAGAGGGATGTATCCGTATTATTCGTGAAGGTCTAAAAATAGCATTGATTAAGAGAGGGTTGGATTATAAAGCGAGAAATCCTTGGAAATACCCTGAACTGGGAACTTTTTCCGGTATTTTGGAAAATCGTGGATTTAAAATAAACTATATCGCGAGAATTGACAGGCCAACTCCTCTGCCAAAAGGGCTTCGGCATTGGCTTGAAGTCTTTACAGCCTCTCATACTAGAGGGTTTTCAGAAGACGAAAAGAATTTTTTTTATAATGACGTAGAAAAATACTGTCGTCCGCTTCTCTACACGGAAAAAGATGGTTGGATTGCAGACCATGTAAGGTTAAGGATACTGGCGGAAAAACCTTTGGTCTCTTAGGTTTTGGGATTTTAAGAATTAAAGCAAAGGTATAATTTCCTGCGGTAAAGCCGAAATTTTACTGATGGCCTTAAGAATTTGAAATTTTACTGGGGTTAATTTTTCGCATACTTCCAAACACGAAGAGAGTCTCCCTGAAGAGGCTTGGGACGACCAGTAACGACGATTTTATCCTCCGTTACAACAATGTTGTTAATGTTTACGGGGAAAGGAATTTTTTCTCTCTTTATCAAGGGATTAATTTCTTTTAGAAGCTTTTCTGTCAAATATTCCGACTGTTTCATGCCGTTTACAAAAAATTCGGTATCAACCAAACTAAAATCTCCATTTATAAAACCCAGTTTAGCTTTTGCCATCATCCGTATGTTGAAAGTAAAGAGAAATTTAGCTGTGTATGTGCCGTTAACAGTGATTTTATCTGATGAAAAGTCTACTTCTAAATTCGTAAAACCTTTTACATCTTCAACTGCGGTGCTGCAATACCCGTCAACATCTTTTTTTAATAAAACGACTTCCGCTCTGGCCATATGTATTAAATCAGCCAGCTCATATACGTCTTTTCCCGAAATATTGTGAGGCGGTTCTTTCATCATTGCAAACACAGAAATGCTGTCCACTCTCATTCCCTCTAAGACAACGCCCTTTGCTTTGGCATACAAGAAACTGCCTCCTTCTGTGGCTTGAACAAGCAAGGATTCAGGTTCAAATTCTTCAACTAATAGCTGCCCAACTCGTTCTTCGACTCGAATATCGGCAGATGCAATATTTGGCATACATACTAAAAGCAATAAAAGGAGAAGATAAATTGTTTTTTTGATTGTTTTTATGTCAAAACAAAAAAAGTCTACAAGCATCTATATAAAACTCCTTCCAAAATATCGAGTTTCCTATTTTTACCTTGTTATTTTATCATCTCCGACAGAAGAATACATGGGTGATTTTACGTTTTTCTAAATACTACTTAGAGAAACACCTAGAAATAGAGCCTTGAAATTATTTTATAACGTAGTTTTTCCAAAAATGGATTATTGCTGATGAAGAGGAGAACACAAAACCTCTCGATTATAATCGAGAGGTTTTGTAATTTTCTGGTGAGACTCGTTATCTCAATCTATAAAAGACATAATGACCTCATTATAAATCGCAATAATTCATAATACCGTACCAATAAACCGAATTACTAGACGCTTTTATCGCCTCTTGGCTTACAGCTTCTCCCTTTTTTCGCCTTAGATATATGGGATAAATTTTTAGAAACTGCGAATAATTCAGATACCTATCGGCAGTGAGTGATGAGGGAGGTGTATGCTTTTTTGCACTACTAATAATAATTTTATTTCCATCAGAGGTTACAGAAAACCACCTATAATTTTTATTGTTTAAGGGATTTGTATGTAGTTCCAGAGGGGTGCTGCTAAATGTATTGACTATGGTATGCCATAACTCACGATATTTTTCTTCGCTAATTCTATTCTCTATTCCCATATTCAGCACCTCTTTACCTTCCTCACATAATGAATTTTCTGTGTTGCACTCAAACGCATTCATGCAGTATTTTTTAATGTCTTCAAATTCGTTCTCGGATAAGGGTGTAGCACTAAGTCCTTCCCTAAGCCACATACCGCTCTGTCTAATTTGAATTTCTGGACTATACTTACCGTACCACTTGGAACTTGTCGTGAAATCTGAGGTGCTATGGAGTGTCGCAATAATGCCTTCCTCTAAACGGAGTCGTTCAGTTTGTGTGGCAACCGGGAAGCAGACAAAAGTAAAATTCTCTCGAATATATTTGCTGATTTGCTGCTCTAATTTCTTCTGAAATTCAGGATTGTATGTGCTGCCCATCTGTGCGACAACTTCGGGTTTGCTAGTATTCTTATTCCATGCTGATAAATATGTGTGATTTCCCTTGTTTAGGATGGCTCGTCCGATGTTCTTACGGAAGATGCTGCCGTCCTTGTTCTCCCGTACAAAATGATCTTTCAGACGCCCTTTTAACCGACCATCACTGCTATGAGTTCCCACACGGACAATTCTGTCAAACTCGTGATACATCTCACCTTTTTCAAAGACGATATAAATTCCGCTGTCAAACGGTATTGTGTCTATGTCATCCCAATGTAGTCGCAGCATAGCGCCAAACAATCGGTGTAACTTATAACTCATAGCTGTGCTAGCGTCTGTCGGGCCGGAGAGCAAATGGTTAAGCTTTTTCAACATCTTCCCAATTGAAAGGTTAATTAGAGGAAGCGTGGCGTGCGGAAGATGCGTTTGCAGCGGTTCGCAATAGTATTTGCTGGCAAGGATGACAAACTCGGTCTGACTTACATCGTATCGTGTCTTAAGTTGTGCAGCAACCTTGTTACCCCAAGCGACAACTTCCACAGAGGATTTGCCTTTTAGCGTCTCATTATAAGGCGCAATCACATCATTCAAGGCAACGAGTCCATGCTTTGCGGAAAGGACGTAAATGTCGGAAGAGATACGTTCGGCATAGTTAAGCGATTTTGTAAATATATTGCTTGCACTGTATAGTTCCCGTGCCTCGCAAGGTGCAGCAAGCTTTGCTTTTGTGCAAGAAATTAAAACGACTGTTTTTCTACTCACATTGCCCCTCCTTTAGCTTACAGCGGTCTCTGGCTTGTAGGTCTCAATATATTTCTTTATGTCCAGCAGAATTACGCTCAATGAAACAAAGCGGCCAAAGCTCTGTATGTGAGCCTTGACCGCCTTGTTATAAAGATTTTCCAAATATTCTAAAAAAATAAGAAATCCGGACACACTACCAATTGGTATTAGGCTCGGATAATATGATTCTGGTGGAGGTAAGCGGGATCGAACCGCTGACCTCTTGAATGCCATTCAAGCGCTCTCCCAGCTGAGCTATACCCCCATAGTGAACATGGGCAATTATACTGATTAGTGTGAGCGCTGTCAAGGTTATGATACTGGCATGGATAGAAAAACAGCACTTAGAAAAACCGGAAATACAATATTAATATTGTCAGTTTTCATTTTGACCGTGATTTATTCTTCCACTTCGTTTGCGATGACAAGAGAAGAGTTTCTGCCAAAAATCTTTCAAATTTTGGAATATACTCTTCCGGACAAAAACCTTACTCAAACAGAAAACGACCTAACTACTATGGACGCGGTACGACTCTCTCTGGAAGCGATGGGGTGGGACTTTGTCATCACTGCATATGGACGTGCGACTCTGCTTCCGGAATGGAGCGAGAAAGATCCG encodes:
- a CDS encoding NCS2 family permease, with the protein product MESLLTDLLASLAVVVNGIPQGLLALSFGFAAFPTSIAFIIGAAASLFLSSVATISFQAETITLAGKMGKDIRERLSLIFWGGVFLLIPSALGLNEKIVDFIGPVIVTSMMAGVGIMLAYVSVDIFNSERISGSVSMAVALVVWFMTKDLAHTIIISVFISTIVYNILMKMGKVEVSNLVLDASREKFTLNNIEWKIWKYPSIIISGLAIACLNIGANISFGKITGNIAGVNANIDHLAVYSSLADIVSSFFGGAPVESIISGTATAPNPVRSSVLMMLIMAGILLFKLLPTIGRYVHSASIAGFLFVLGVFVTFTSNIFGAIAAVPTPLFEGPFGFSPWGMVVGATVIVSAKWNPFFGLLAGVVIKLIFSL
- a CDS encoding adenine phosphoribosyltransferase — encoded protein: MTETYTLNICGLTRELKKVQVAPNLKIASFVMLGDTMLIEKTADALYEKLKSRNDIEIIVSLEAKGIPLAHALSVRLGTNYVVIRKSIKSYMENPIYTEVKSITTKEPQKIVINGVDATLLKGKNVCIVDDVVSTGGSLKSVERLLELTECNVVAKVAVLLEEGGYNGEDLTYLAKLPVFPF
- the msrB gene encoding peptide-methionine (R)-S-oxide reductase MsrB; protein product: MNSRDINYAKKDGVDVIYLAGGCFWGVEKFMTAIPGVLRATSGYVNGNPNIVPTYEKVCSGDTGYKEAVRVEYNKNVVSLDALLYSFFRIIDPTLKNRQGNDRGSQYQSGIYYNDDNSKAVVEKVVATEKLRYKKFSVEIEPLSIFYEAEKYHQSYLMKNKGGYCHISNEKVDMAAGMIVDPSKYDRPHTDEIRKKLTELQFSVTQNDATEPPFDNDFWKSSERGIYVDVVTGEPLFSSRGKYAGSCGLPSFSEPIDENALVYIKDYSHGMVRTEVRSRVGNSHLGHVFVGDPESPNGVRFCINSASLRFIPYDDMEEEDYEKLKKFIVR
- a CDS encoding nitronate monooxygenase, encoding MKESKEHALQIGKHKPKYPIVQGGMGVMVSGPKLAGAVASAGGVGTIASVGLAVASPNFNGRNVASENVVMIKKSIEEARKLAKGGVLAMNCMCALSDYDEMVQTSCESGIDIIVSGAGLPLKLPELTKDYPDVALVPIVSSVKAANIILRKWEKSYNRIPDAFVVETPNTAGGHLGARDEEQAMDCSLSLKTVIPSLVSFLKDLGLNIPIISAGGIWDSQDIKDSMDLGASGVQMGTRFAGTEESDVSYRFKQAYLDAEEKDVVLIKSPAGLPGRAILSPLIKRYFADVLEKATCKTGCLTHCICRMKKETFCIADALMSAYKGDWENGLFFCGSNVAKLKEIGRVREIMEELVTGLGYAYSPL
- a CDS encoding class I SAM-dependent methyltransferase, which encodes MSKNKPFSDEQLTMSDYRYELGGPVLELLNPKSKERILDLGCGDGKLTKELVDLGCNVTGIDSDPEMIEKAKALGIDARIGNAEQLVLDEKFDAVMSNASLHWMKDQYGVVQGIWDALKPGGRFAAECGGEGCIRIIREGLKIALIKRGLDYKARNPWKYPELGTFSGILENRGFKINYIARIDRPTPLPKGLRHWLEVFTASHTRGFSEDEKNFFYNDVEKYCRPLLYTEKDGWIADHVRLRILAEKPLVS
- a CDS encoding GGGtGRT protein, coding for MITFEGCERRMHKIAPFLKERGFNDLEEARSLCLSKGVDVEKIVKGVQTIAFDNAVWAYTLGAALAIKADIETAAEAAEKIGEGLQAFCIPNSVAELRQVGLGHGNLGAMLLRNETKCFCFLAGHESFAAAEGAIGIASTANKVRKEPLQVILNGLGKNAAHIISRINGFTLVETQFNYGSGELKVVEERAFSKGERAKVRCYGANDVSEGVAIMIREGVDVSITGNSTNPTRFQHPVAGTYKKWAVENGKKYFSVASGGGTGRTLHPDNMAAGPASYGLTDTMGRMHSDAQFAGSSSVPAHVEMMGLIGMGNNPMVGATVAVAVAIAQSKK
- a CDS encoding YitT family protein, giving the protein MAENKLKLWYKKAFYFIKKEYNTFFLSTLGSVIFTIGVTGFTIPYHFPDSGLMGIALIFKYTVGLPPSIVHIVLNSLLLLWARKELPKRFVGWTIYNVLLISTLLQLLGSINFPPINDMLLVAVAAGLIKGIGLGITFFSGASSGGLDIIASVLRKRLGAAVGKYTFFMNVFILSASVGTVGFEKVLYGFVATYISGQTIDRVLSSFDRRKLVFIVSEHENRHHIVDFISSELSRGSTLFDTKGGYSHAESSTMMCLLTRRQTMELKCFLAENFPRTFLVISDASEVLGKGFKRWKNI
- a CDS encoding YitT family protein, with protein sequence MSKKHIFKKHMGNLKVHAKLEFPSFLMTTIGITIYAIGVMWFTVPYNFPDSGLIGIALLLKYTIGLTPSIFYLLANVGLMAWGRRELPKRFILWTSYNIFMFSFLLDILGRVHLPMIENMFLVAITGGIIKGIGIGMIFRCGTSSGGTDIIIAVIRKRFGIEMGRYSFYLNMIILAASINIVGLEKLLYGLVAGYVAGETTDSVLTSFDKRRLVFIVGTKESEQDIIQYISDNLKRGSTVFESRGGYSNQESSTLMCLLTPRQTMDLKRYIARNHLRSFVVVAEASEVLGAGFKNWEKI